The proteins below come from a single Felis catus isolate Fca126 chromosome A1, F.catus_Fca126_mat1.0, whole genome shotgun sequence genomic window:
- the SHISA2 gene encoding protein shisa-2 homolog, with the protein MWGGRRSPAASPRNAASLLQLLLAALLAAGARASGEYCHGWLDAQGVWRIGFQCPERFDGGDATICCGSCALRYCCSSAEARLDQGGCDNDRQQGAGEPGRADKDGPDGSAVPIYVPFLIVGSVFVAFIILGSLVAACCCRCLRPKQEPQQSRAPGGSRLMETIPMIPSASTSRGSSSRQSSTAASSSSSANSGARAPPTRSQTNCCLPEGTMNNVYVNMPTNFSVLNCQQATQIVPHQGQFLHPPYVGYAVQHDSGPMTPVPPFLDSLQTGYRKIQAPFPHTNSEQKMYPAVTV; encoded by the exons ATGTGGGGCGGACGCCGCTCGCCCGCCGCTTCCCCTCGGAACGCCGCTTCGCTCCTGCAGCTGCTGCTGGCCGCGCTCCTggcggcgggggcgcgggccAGCGGCGAGTACTGCCACGGCTGGCTGGACGCGCAGGGCGTCTGGCGCATCGGCTTCCAGTGCCCCGAGCGCTTCGACGGCGGCGACGCCACCATCTGCTGCGGCAGCTGCGCGCTGCGCTACTGCTGCTCCAGCGCCGAGGCGCGCCTGGACCAGGGCGGCTGCGACAACGACCGCCAGCAGGGCGCCGGCGAGCCTGGCCGGGCGGACAAAGACGGCCCAGACGGCTCGGCAG TCCCCATCTACGTACCGTTCCTCATCGTTGGGTCCGTCTTCGTCGCCTTCATCATCTTGGGGTCACTGGTGGCAGCGTGTTGCTGCAGGTGTCTCCGGCCGAAGCAGGAGCCCCAGCAGAGCCGCGCCCCCGGAGGGAGCCGCCTGATGGAGACCATCCCCATGATCCCCAGTGCCAGCACCTCGCGAGGGTCGTCCTCCCGCCAGTCCAGCACGGCTGCCAGCTCCAGCTCCAGTGCCAACTCGGGGGCCCGGGCGCCCCCAACGAGGTCACAGACCAACTGTTGCTTGCCCGAGGGGACCATGAACAACGTGTATGTCAACATGCCCACAAATTTCTCCGTGCTGAACTGTCAGCAGGCCACCCAGATCGTGCCCCATCAAGGGCAGTTCCTGCACCCCCCCTACGTGGGGTACGCGGTGCAGCACGACTCGGGGCCTATGACTCCTGTGCCCCCCTTCCTGGACAGCCTGCAGACGGGCTACCGGAAGATCcaagcccccttcccccacaccaaCAGCGAGCAGAAGATGTACCCAGCTGTGACCGTGTAG